GATCCTGCCCCAGAACGATCGCATCGCGACGGCCTCCTGCCTGGCGTTCTCCTCGCATCTTGCCCAATTATAGGGAACACTTAAAGACAGAGTTTATCCGCCCGGGCCAGTCGTTTCTCGAATTCCACCGTGCCGGATCGCGTCCGGCGGCCATGTAGGAAGGTAATGATTCGGGTTCTGCGACTCCTGAGAGCCGGCGCCGGGTCCGACCAGGACCTGCTCGCCCGCTACGTCCGCGACCGCGACGAAGCGGCGTTCGAGGCGTTGGTCCACCGCTACGGGCGCGGCGTCTGGACCGCGTGCGTCCGGCTCGCTGGACGAGACGCGGACGACGCTTTTCAGGCTGTGTTCCTGACGCTGTCCCGCAAGGCCGGGACCGTGACCGGCTCGCTCCCGGCGTGGCTGCACGCGGTCACGCGGCGGGTCGCGTCCACCCTCCGCCGGACCGCTCGGAGGCGGGCCGCGATCGAGGCGGCGGCGGCTCGGTCCGACCGGGCGGAGGTCGTTGACCCGAGTTTCCGCGAAGGTCTGGCCCTGCTCGACGAGGAACTGGCGCGGCTGCCGGACCGGTACCGCGCGGTTCTGATCGTCTGCTGCCTGGAGGGGCGGTCGCGGGACGATGCCGCGGCCCAACTCGGGTGGACGGAAGGTCAAGTCAAAGGCCGACTCGAACGTGCCCGCGAGATGCTCCGGGCGCGACTCGCGCGGCGGGGTGTCGAACTCGGCGGGTTGTTGCTCGCCGCCGCGGTGATTGGTCCGGTTCCGACCCTCGCGGACACTCCCTCCGCGACGGCTATAACCCTTACCCACGGAGTGATCCGAGCCATGACGGTCGAGAAGCTTAAACTGGTAGCAGTGATGGCCTGTGTCGGTGTGGCGATCGCCAGCGGGGTCGTGCTCCGGGCTCAACCCGATGACCCGGCCCCGGCCCTGGCGCGGCCGGACGGCGCCGCGAAGGCCCCGCCGGCCGCCCCCAAGGAACGGCCGGCCGACCCGCAGGATAAGGACAAGGGGAAGCCGCCGCCCGAGGATCGGAAAGCCGAGGCCGCCCGGAAGATCAAAGACCTCCAGGCCGAGCGGATCACCACCCTGCGGGATCTGACTGAGACCAGCCTTGCATTGTACAAAAACGCCCGTGCGTCGTATGAAGGTGCGCTGGAGGCACGGATCTTATTGCTCAAGGCGGAGCTAGAGGTTGCGACGGACGATGCGGCTCGCATGGATCTTTACAAAAAGTGCGTGGACGCGCTAACGGGGTACGAGGAGATCGCGAAAGCCCAGCACCAGGGCGCGCGGGGAACGATCGCGGCCGTACTCGGCATTAAAGCGAGGCGCCTGGAAGTCGAGATTCAAATAGAGCAAGCGAAAGCCAAAGAAGACCAGAAGGCCGGTAAGTAAGTGGAATAATCGGATTCGGTGACGTGGTGATAAAGTGGGTAATATGGGGCGGCGTGGACCGGGGCGCGCCCCAGGACCGATGTCCCGCCGGCCGCGTGAAATCGGTCCGGCCGGCGGGCGTCTAGTAGGATGAGATGGGACCGGACGCCTTGGCCGAGCTGGTCGACCGGCACGCGGCGGCACTCGTGCTGTACGCGCGGCAGTGGTGTTTGTCCCCGGAAGACGTGGTGCAAGGCGCGTTCCTCAAGCTCGCCCGCCAGCGGACCCCGCCGGACAACCTGCTCCCCTGGCTGTACAAGGTCGTCCGCAACGGCGCGATCGACGCCGCCCGGGCCGCCCGCCGCCGCCAGAAGTACGAGACGCGGGCCGCCGAGCGGGCCCCGGACTGGTTCCTGCCCCCCGACGACCCGTCCGGCCTGGACGCCCGGGTCGTGACCGACGCCCTCGCCGAGTTGCCCGGCGAGATCCGCGAAATCATGGTCGCCCACCTGTGGGGCGGCCTCACCTTCGAACAAATTGCCGCGACCGTCGGCGGGTCGGCGAGTACCGCCTACCGCCGGTACGCGGCCGGGTTAACGATCTTGCGCGAACAGTTGGGAGTGCCATGCCCGAACCCCGGCCGGACCTGAACACGCTCTGCGACGGCGACCCGCTCGCCCGCGCGCTGGCGGCGCTCCGCCCGGTCCCGCCGGCCGGCCTCGACGCCCCGCGGCTGGTCTACCTGGCCGGCCGGGCCGAGCGGGACCGGGCCGCCGCGTTCTGGCGCCGGGCGTTCGCCGCCCAGAGCGTGTGCGTCGTGCTGGCGGCCGCGGTCACGGGCGTTTACCTCGCGCACGACGCGGAGCGCGGCCCGGCTCAGCCCGCGGCCCGGCGGTCGCCCGCACCGCCGCCCGCCGGCGCACCCGTGCCCGCACCCCAGGAAGCGAGCGGCCCGGAACCGGCGCCGGCCCCCCGCATCATCTTGCCCCCCGAGTCGCCCCCGACCCAGCCGCTGGAGGGCTTCGCCGGGCGGACGGACGAGCCGACGGTCGAAGAACGGGCGAAGTGGCTGCACCTGCGGAACGACGTCCTCGCGGCCGGCCTCGGCGTCCTCCCGACCCCCCCGCCCGCGGCCCCGCCGACCGCGCCCGACTGGGAGCGCTCGTTCGGCGTCTCGCCGAAGGTGCTGGGCATCCACCCGCCGCGGCCCGCCCGCGGCGAGGAGTAAAAGCCCTGGGGTGGGCTGAAGGCGCAGCCCGGTGTCCCCGGGCTCCCGCCCGGGTCTACGTTAGGCCGCCCCGGAGGGGCGGAAGACCACGACCGGCCGAGGCGTTCGGTCCCTCACACAGGCACCGGATTTCCGCCCCTCCGGGGCGGCCTAACGTAGACCCGGGCGGGAGCCCTCGTTGTACCCCACAAGTCTGCAACGTCTTTCGTAACAAGATGTTGCGGAAACGGCATTCGGAAGGCCCAAATCCGCTTCGCCGTTTGGAAAACGCTTGTTTTCCAGGCCATTCGGAAGGGGCATTTTCGCTGTTTCCGACTTATGGGGTACAACGAGGGCGGGAGCCCGGGGACACCGGGGGCCGA
The Fimbriiglobus ruber genome window above contains:
- a CDS encoding RNA polymerase sigma factor, translating into MIRVLRLLRAGAGSDQDLLARYVRDRDEAAFEALVHRYGRGVWTACVRLAGRDADDAFQAVFLTLSRKAGTVTGSLPAWLHAVTRRVASTLRRTARRRAAIEAAAARSDRAEVVDPSFREGLALLDEELARLPDRYRAVLIVCCLEGRSRDDAAAQLGWTEGQVKGRLERAREMLRARLARRGVELGGLLLAAAVIGPVPTLADTPSATAITLTHGVIRAMTVEKLKLVAVMACVGVAIASGVVLRAQPDDPAPALARPDGAAKAPPAAPKERPADPQDKDKGKPPPEDRKAEAARKIKDLQAERITTLRDLTETSLALYKNARASYEGALEARILLLKAELEVATDDAARMDLYKKCVDALTGYEEIAKAQHQGARGTIAAVLGIKARRLEVEIQIEQAKAKEDQKAGK
- a CDS encoding RNA polymerase sigma factor, which produces MGPDALAELVDRHAAALVLYARQWCLSPEDVVQGAFLKLARQRTPPDNLLPWLYKVVRNGAIDAARAARRRQKYETRAAERAPDWFLPPDDPSGLDARVVTDALAELPGEIREIMVAHLWGGLTFEQIAATVGGSASTAYRRYAAGLTILREQLGVPCPNPGRT